Genomic segment of Eupeodes corollae chromosome 2, idEupCoro1.1, whole genome shotgun sequence:
aaataaaaatacaataacaagAACAAGACTTACCCTACGGGGCCATGGCACTTAAGTTCTTTCAGTTCCATAAGAGACGGCGTTGGAAAATTTACACAAGGATCAAACATCCATTTGATTGAAagcctaaaaaataaaaaaataattagtctAAAGATAAacggttagtttttttttttttaatttaatttaccttAAATATCCGGTAACATAGGTCATAAAGGACTTTGACTCATGTGGATgattaaactttaaatgatattttcttagatgtCCATTTATATCTAATTCAACGCCAAGTTGATTTTCATCCAAATATAATGCGTTAAGGTTTTCCAACTTTGTTACCAACAACcactaaaataaaaagacataaaagaattatacaattttttaagtaaaaagttaaccgtagaaaaaagtaaaacaatcaaggttaggttatagtggctgtccaagatggaaacggacacacttaggccagtttaatggcccattgtgatacaacatggatcttgaggctttctcctaagctcaatggaaccagcttgagtcccttacgaaacgtgagaggctgattataccgatatgattaagatcgtttagatcgttaaagaagaattctcctaggtaattcttgcgttttcgagctagagcagggcatgtgcagagaagatgaagaaccgtttcttcctcttcttcgtccatacagcttctgcaaaagtcatttgagaatacgcctagtctcgtggcgtgctttcctattagacagtgtccggttatgacacctattatcgagcttttaTGCGATCTGTTTAGAGAGAGCaaacaccttgaacgttttaaatccagtgttggccagatgttttttgtggcttgacacgtggtgatgttgttccaactggtgcctgccctccttgCAGCGTCTTGCAtcagcaacagtttacaagtagcgattggtatgccagtacttgccaaacgtggtaggatgggctgtactgtaccgttcctggtgagttcatctgccttacagttacctggaatgtatctatggcccggcacccagcaaaggtgaatattgaactgttgtgccatctccattagagatgatcgacagttatggatttgatagcggcctggctgtcagagaaaatacggatatcagatgttgatatcacgttttctttgagccaagacaagacttctttaatcgccaaaagttccgcctggaacacgctacaatgattgggaaggcggaatgagagactcaatttcagtcgttcggagtacacacctccaccaaccctttctttggtttttgacccatctgtgtaaaaatggattgactcatcctccaagaatgtcctatcctcccaaaaagatctgttaggtatagaaatctggaagtttctgtcgaattgtagttgggggatggtgtagtctgtgtgctttggaattgattctaagtaccttagaattacggagtggctaatgttgttgttggtcaacaacaacaatcaaGGTTAAAAGAGGATCAATTTGGTAAACACAAAAGAGGGACAAAAACGCAAGTTGGCGCTCAAATCCAACAGAGTCTGTAAGTCTGCAAGATTGtcaaaacacttttaattttaatccaaGCTGCTGCTTTACAGAGTAATTTTCCTGACAGTTCTCACATATAAATCCTAGACTTAGTTGTTTATTAAAGGAAAACGAAACATGTTTAAGAGAAAAGTTTTCCGGAGTATCGCTTCGTATGTGAGGAACAACGATTCTATAAAATCTTGAATGCAGTACTGTAGGAAATTTAACTAAAAGtagataaatacaaataaattaggcGAAaaaacagtcctttgagaactagagcctagtcacttacaactctcaaacatttctGAATGCTATTAATGTTATCAGGGACGGAGGGGACCcatagttttaagccaaattcgaacggataatttgagaaagcacttttcataaaaacaattactcttggaggatttgttaattctcaagacctctggcataataATCCTATGCACTAATCATCCCGCCATGGTATCTACTGGAAGTAGATATTGTGACAATAATTAAGCTCGACTTGGAAAACCTTTGCAGTTCATTCAATAATAGACAAAAACTTggacttaaatataaaatatttcaggaTCGCCAGCCCATTATGGCGCGCAACTAAGAAGGGAAATGCGCTGCCTAAAATTTCGAAAGAGTACAATcgttaaaaaagggtgaggtAAAAAGCATTACGACGATCTTACGACGTAAACAGTGaatgattttatttgtcaacaatcatttttgaagctcttctttgaatactgtccaagaggcttaagatATGTTTTATGTTCATACTGTAGTTAGATCATTAGGTAAAACAAGTAAGTGCATCTTCTTAGATTgacaacatcgcgtatgtgatcgttccgcAAGAGGTAGATGGTAATACCCATACCGAAAATATCACGatgttcagttttatttatgCTAGCGTCACTTGTGTCATATCCCgttttaacaaatattattgGTTTTTCCAAACACTAAAATTAACCTGATTTCTTATTCTCCATTTTTTAGTACTGTTAAAATCAGAATTTTGCAGATTTACATCCGAAGTGAAAGGGTGAGGAAACGATTATCagggaaaaaattaattactttaGAAGTTGCAGACCGACATTAGCTACACAAACAAAGGTATCTTCCAAAAAACCGTAATAAAAGGTTAATGACCTAAAAATCGGTTCTGAAGAATTTGAGTACATTATGAAGACTTTATGTATTTTACGTATTAATAAGTGTCGTTGAGATACGAAACATTCTGCCTTACCTGCTTTTTAAATAGCGAAACTTTAATTGATGGGCCCTCATCTCCAAACAGATCCAAATCCACACTAACCGGATAGTTATTACTCCGGTCCAATTGATCGCCACCTTCGGGAAAATTAGCAACTGTGGCATTATACTTTTCTCGCAAATAGTTCGGAGCTAGATCTGCCAAGGTATGCATGTAAGAGCTCTTCACATAATTCAGTCCTTTTGTTGTTTTGCGAAGATTCTCAAATCCCTCTAAAATTCTTTTCCTAGCAAATATTTGATGCGTTTGCAGGATTATCGGAGGTACATACTTTTTGTAGTTCTTCTCAATACTCTCCACAGACCCCTTTTTTTCCGCCAGATCAATATACATATCCACCACCCCCAACCCAAGAACATTATTCTTGTGCAATGGATACCGAATTTCATCGATGCGTTCGTGGAACATGTCATGCCTTATTTGATGATACAAATACTCGTATGCATTTGGATCAATTGTAGACAAATTATCCAAATCGGGCACCTTAAATCGCATCCGGAATTCGTATTTATCGCTTCTTTCTGGTATTTGACATGGAAAAAGCCACTCCTCCGAATCCAGTTTACGGAGTCCAAATAACAAGCGAGTCGTTGGTAGAATTTTAAGTGATATGCAGCATTCGATGCATATCTTCTCGCAGGTAATGTCCGAATCTGAGAATATCTTGAATTCTTTGTCTTTATAAAGGAAAACTTGAATTGCTCCTGGCATTATTGTTGTTTGTGGCTTTCTGGAACGTATTGCATTTATAACtttcatcatttttaataaattgtaattgtttgtttgtttttagttttgtaatgaaaaaacaaaaagaaacttgttttttttctattttcttttaagaatctatttttattaattgcacATTGAAGCACATCTGCTTTAAAAGCAGTATCACACTTCTTGGTTTATCAGATCgctcaattttttatatttttttcaatcgcgtttgattattaaaaacaaatttaaggaaaaataaaaatattaagcgATAACAAGATTCGTCAACACAATCAacaccattttatttttgatttttggaaaaataaagtaGCAGTATGGGGGTGGTTGACAAAGCGCAAGGACACGGCGAAGTTATTTAGTAAAGGTGGAAGCACAAGACCAAATGGGCTATTACACCGAACCTACACTTGGAAGAACGTAATCAATCATGGCGATAATAGAATGAGAATTTAATGAACGAGTTGCGGATGGAATCGAATCGAttcttttgacaattttaatttagatgaaaaaaggtaaaattgGCATTTTATTCGGAGGAAGATCATTCTAGAAACAAACTAATTAACAATTAATTGCCTCGTTGGCATATTGGGAAAAACTAAactgtatttcaaaacaatGCGAAAAACGTTGAAAAAACCATCAAACTGATGGTTAAATCGAAGTCTTTTTTCAATGTTGATGtgtaaactgtcaaaattcACATGAAGAATATTCATGGAACAACATGAATTTCCACTGTGCAGgcaatgatattttaaatagaCTTCTGCAAGAACATAATACTAGGAAAcggtagaaataaaaaatagttatgtTTTGTATGAgtacaaaagtttaaataacttttctgAGCTTATTTGGTTTACCACTCCACTTTCCGCAACAAATTcgtgaaatatatatataaaatcggGGAAATCTCTGACATATAACAAGAGAACCAATTGCCCGAACAAAATCGAACATTTGTGGGTATATCGAGTTGGCTCTGTcaatctttttgatttttaacaagTCAAACATCAACGATCATGAGCCAAGGCTCGACTCTGTCGTGGATGGTGAATGAAGAAGTCAAGTAGTTCTGTCTGATGTCAACTGTAGTTGTTGGACGTAGTCCAAATGGTTCGGAGTGAATTGGCTTGATTGTGTATGGCACTGATGTCTTTTATCCGTCAATAGTTGTTTCTATTGCAACTTTGTGAGTTTTATGGAAGCCATATCCATTAAGGTAGTATGGGATAGTTtacattttgacaaatattAACATACGTCTTTACTATGGTGGCACTTTATATAATTTACACCAATGAAGATTTCTGCATTTGATCCACTGTCACTATCTAATAGTGCAATATCAAGACTTTGTATGCGCTTCAGTTTTCAAAGTGTAGAACAGTGTTAATCTACCATAAAGAAAACGTCAACAAAATAAGAAGTACAAGTTTCCCTGTGTGTTGAAGGTATGTAAATGCAATTCGTTTGGGTGTTAAACCTACTAAAGCATTTAATGCGCAGTACtgccaaaattaataaaacatgaaaCGGAACCTTCTTGAAAAAAGGCATACATTTCAGTTTTCTAAACGgacattttattttccatttcaacAAACAGAGCTTACGCTGCTTACAGCGAAATACGgcgaagatttttcaaaaattgtatgtcaAAAATCTGTTTACCTCTGTCACCACCGGTCAACTCCGCTAAATTCGagaataactgttttttttttttcttctaataaaCTAAGCaacaatttgaagaaaaaacaataaaatctaaatataaTGCGAGATTTGCACAAAATCCTTGAACTTTTCTCCAACGAAAGTGCGATGGATTACTGTCAAGAATTTGATGCCATAAAATCTGTTCTAGACTTTTGCAACAACAACGTAAAATCATTGAATAAAGTTCGTTTCCGAGGAGGTACCTAATTATCCATGGTAGTTacacttttataataaattggcTGATGAGATTTCTTTTTCAGGTAATGAAGATGTTGTGGATGAGATTTGCAATCGACTACAAGATTACCTCCTCAAAATGGACTACATAGATGGGGAGACTAAAAAACCACTGCCGAAAGCGCAACGCCTACTGCGTAAGATGGTTATGTTTCTTCTTGTAAATACTGATGCCACCTACAAGTACAACCTCAAAGATGATCCTGGGCTGGCACATGTTATAGAAATCTGCCCCCTACTACCTAAGTATCTTTTAGTTGCCATAATTTGGCAATTGAACCTCGATCAATTCTTCTATGAAGCTTTGGCGCATTGTCCTTGTTGGTTTTCGTTTcagtattttgaaattgcaACTGACTCCCTAAAACACATCAAGGACCCCTATGAGGTGCTGATAAAAGTCGAGAACATGGTAAGATCCATCTTCACGAGCATCACCAAGTCGAAGGCTCAacgtattaattttgttgacaaaaaaatcATACTCGGCAAGCTGTATGACTTTACAATGAATCTTTTGAGACAATTCTACACCCCAGATGCGGAAAAGTTCAAGACATTCAAGAAAAATGAATTCTTCACATACTCAGGATATGCTATCAATCATATTCTGGAGATGATCATTTTCGCCTTCGATGTgtacgaagaaaaaaacaatttgaagccTGATTTTGATGTTGGTGTTTATGACGTGTGTTCATCAATTTCTAGCCAAAATCCGacatccgaagcggagtcacaCTCCCTGGTAAAGGAGTTTCAGTTAAAAGTAATAACTGCACTTCTAAACTCGCTTCAATATAACGTTATGTTGGTCAAGATCGATGTATTCATGCACTGGGTCGAGGTGGATTTGAACAGCCAGGAGACTCTTCAATCGGTCATCGGTGTCAAGTCGTTCCTTGTTGGTGAGCGTATGCTAGCCAATCGGGACTTCCATCACGATGTTGAACAGCAGCTTAAATCGATTGCCATTCGCCCAAAGACCTTGGAAGAGCAAATTACAGACGCAACAATTGGCGATATCCTGGGCAAGTTGCGGGAACCCCTCGAACGGCATGTAAAAAAGGCCTGGTTCGATGGACTCGTCAAAAACACTATATCCTTAGGGAACGAGGAATGTCTACAGTCCATCAAggataatataaaattgatgagtTTGGATAATTGCATGGAAATTCTGGATTATATCGAACTAGAGCAGAAAGTACGGGAACAAACAGAGGATAATGCCGCATATGACTGCATGGATATCGATTCATTGCCCGATCTCACTACAATACTCCTTGCTGCAGTGCAGATTTTAAATTCAGCCGATATTATCAAGCTTATTAACTTCGAGGTGAAAAAATTCGGCAAAGATGTGACTCATTTTCAGGAAGAACGTTTTAACGAACGAGCTACCGAATTTCTCAATAAATTCTCAAATGAGTTTGACGAACAAGGATTCCTTTGCTTGTGTTTTGAAAATCCCAAAGCAATGTGGGGCAAGATGTTTGACGTTGCATGTAATTCCGAAGAgcatattggaattttttgttcCATGGTCAAATTGATGCGTCCTTTGTCAAATGATTACTTCCATCCACTTTTGAGCAGTGCTCTACGAGATGAACGAATTCAACAGAAATTCTTTAGCCAACTGTTGtgcagtatttattttgaattgtgcTTCGACAGGCAAActgaatttttcaaacaattcttTAATTCTTGTGTAAATGAGATGTTggattcggagcgttatggtgaTTTGATTCCATTGGTTAAATGTCTGAATATGATGGTGTCAAAGGGCAGTAAGGAAGGTCTACCATTTGGACCAGCAACTGCACCGGTTCTGTTGATGGCAGCTCAAATTATGGAAAATGTTCGTTGGGATCTGCTAACA
This window contains:
- the LOC129947032 gene encoding uncharacterized protein LOC129947032, whose amino-acid sequence is MRDLHKILELFSNESAMDYCQEFDAIKSVLDFCNNNVKSLNKVRFRGGNEDVVDEICNRLQDYLLKMDYIDGETKKPLPKAQRLLRKMVMFLLVNTDATYKYNLKDDPGLAHVIEICPLLPKYLLVAIIWQLNLDQFFYEALAHCPCWFSFQYFEIATDSLKHIKDPYEVLIKVENMVRSIFTSITKSKAQRINFVDKKIILGKLYDFTMNLLRQFYTPDAEKFKTFKKNEFFTYSGYAINHILEMIIFAFDVYEEKNNLKPDFDVGVYDVCSSISSQNPTSEAESHSLVKEFQLKVITALLNSLQYNVMLVKIDVFMHWVEVDLNSQETLQSVIGVKSFLVGERMLANRDFHHDVEQQLKSIAIRPKTLEEQITDATIGDILGKLREPLERHVKKAWFDGLVKNTISLGNEECLQSIKDNIKLMSLDNCMEILDYIELEQKVREQTEDNAAYDCMDIDSLPDLTTILLAAVQILNSADIIKLINFEVKKFGKDVTHFQEERFNERATEFLNKFSNEFDEQGFLCLCFENPKAMWGKMFDVACNSEEHIGIFCSMVKLMRPLSNDYFHPLLSSALRDERIQQKFFSQLLCSIYFELCFDRQTEFFKQFFNSCVNEMLDSERYGDLIPLVKCLNMMVSKGSKEGLPFGPATAPVLLMAAQIMENVRWDLLTYSDEKDEVLKECAQFVQNTIKGFLPLAREKDKKWIKKSIKDSYRPLTQYYFQRFSLTPDQPPKKFDEFLMSSENQTAADIEMFLISNFIRCTTKETDWLARSDRLLPHMSDMILTLGVVVNETENPNAVLNYRNCMVNYANIVKKYLIPGVAKNTAKVEQLITKLLKIIEFAPAAIYEEMFMSFERLLVEVMQQCVVPVDETITSNIRKNIVKMKDCKGKELFLTKYNALVTENLS